The proteins below come from a single Tachypleus tridentatus isolate NWPU-2018 chromosome 13, ASM421037v1, whole genome shotgun sequence genomic window:
- the LOC143240772 gene encoding uncharacterized protein LOC143240772 isoform X1 has protein sequence MAKTECIFDGLKLNCSGIIYVEEELPLSYKDETFWIYIGVYVALVLVAGLMSGLTMGLLSLDITSLRVLEREGKPHEKKYAQIIIPLVEKHHLLLVTLIFGNAAAVETMPLFLDRVSNPITAVVVSVTAVLIFGEVVPQALCTRFGLAIGATLSPLVYFLMVIFLPVAFPIAKLLDCMLGEEQGTFYRRAELKALVDIHGPQPVKQETSRIEDPLTLDEVIIIQGALSMRDKTVQDAMVPIEKVFMMSCDTVLNEAAMMKIVWAGHSRIPIYENSVQNIVGILLVKTLIRLNPYQGVTIQQLMGSKCVRHVHRVSEAMPLFDLLNVFQTGRCHLSIVHASSGSPEKYQEDFSKKTYSFTDTIVGIITLENVIEELIQEEILDEKDITEAHLRATMAKARFARSLSFATFSKAENLPNTMKLERSILEQKSSLVGVKSTAAILTTISPKYGLMRTAERVPNSDDTTDPRANLLQPESFHNSSSNSE, from the exons ATGGCAAAAACTGAATGTATTTTTGATGGACTTAAACTCAACTGTAGTGGCATTATTTATGTTGAAGAAGAGCTCCCTCTGTCATACAAAGATGAAACATTTTGGATATACATAGGAGTGTATGTTGCTCTTGTTCTTGTTGCAG GACTGATGTCAGGACTGACTATGGGCCTCCTTTCTTTGGATATTACAAGTTTAAGAGTTCTGGAGAGAGAAGGCAAACCCCATGAGAAGAAATATGCTCAAATAATCATTCCACTTGTTGAAAAGCACCATCTTCTGTTGGTGACGTTGATTTTTGGAAATGCTGCAGCAGTTGAAACTATGCCTTTGTTTTTGGATAGAGTTTCCAATCCAATCACTGCTGTTGTTGTGTCGGTTACAGCTGTACTTATATTTGGAga gGTTGTACCCCAAGCGCTTTGTACAAGATTTGGTTTAGCCATAGGAGCAACACTTTCACC GCTTGTATATTTCTTGATGGTAATTTTTTTACCAGTGGCATTCCCAATAGCCAAGCTGCTTGATTGTATGCTGGGAGAGGAACAAGGTACATTTTACCGCAGAGCTGAACTGAAG GCATTGGTTGATATTCATGGTCCTCAGCCAGTAAAACAAGAAACATCAAGGATTGAGGATCCTTTAACATTGGATGAAGTAATTATTATACAG GGAGCCTTATCAATGAGAGACAAAACTGTTCAAGATGCAATGGTACCTATAGAGAAAGTCTTTATGATGAGTTGTGACACTGTTCTGAATGAAGCTGCAATGATGAAG ATTGTTTGGGCAGGACATTCCAGAATTCCAATTTATGAAAATTCTGTGCAAAATATTGTGggtattttactggtaaaaacACTTATAAGACTGAACCCATACCAAGGTGTTACCATCCAGCAGCTGATGGGCTCCAAATGTGTTCGTCATGTTCACAGGGTGTCTGAAGCTATGCCTCTTTTTGATTTGCTCAATGTCTTCCAGACAGGACGAT GTCACTTGTCCATAGTGCATGCATCCTCTGGATCACCAGAAAAATATCAAGAAGATTTCAGCAAAAAAACATATTCCTTTACAGAT ACTATAGTAGGTATCATAACATTAGAAAATGTGATTGAAGAATTGATTCAAGAGGAGATTTTAGATGAGAAGGATATAACAGAAGCCCACTTGAGAGCTACCATGGCCAAAGCTCGCTTTGCTCGTTCCTTGTCATTTGCTACTTTTTCTAAGGCAGAAAATTTACCT AACACCATGAAATTGGAGCGATCAATTCTAGAACAAAAGTCATCACTTGTAGGAGTCAAGTCAACAGCAGCAATCTTGACCACTATTTCTCCAAAATATGGTTTAATGCGCACAGCGGAAAGAGTTCCTAACTCTGATGACACTACTGATCCACGTGCAAATTTACTCCAGCCTGAGTCTTTTCACAATTCCAGCTCTAATTCAGAATGA
- the LOC143240772 gene encoding uncharacterized protein LOC143240772 isoform X2, whose amino-acid sequence MSGLTMGLLSLDITSLRVLEREGKPHEKKYAQIIIPLVEKHHLLLVTLIFGNAAAVETMPLFLDRVSNPITAVVVSVTAVLIFGEVVPQALCTRFGLAIGATLSPLVYFLMVIFLPVAFPIAKLLDCMLGEEQGTFYRRAELKALVDIHGPQPVKQETSRIEDPLTLDEVIIIQGALSMRDKTVQDAMVPIEKVFMMSCDTVLNEAAMMKIVWAGHSRIPIYENSVQNIVGILLVKTLIRLNPYQGVTIQQLMGSKCVRHVHRVSEAMPLFDLLNVFQTGRCHLSIVHASSGSPEKYQEDFSKKTYSFTDTIVGIITLENVIEELIQEEILDEKDITEAHLRATMAKARFARSLSFATFSKAENLPNTMKLERSILEQKSSLVGVKSTAAILTTISPKYGLMRTAERVPNSDDTTDPRANLLQPESFHNSSSNSE is encoded by the exons ATGTCAGGACTGACTATGGGCCTCCTTTCTTTGGATATTACAAGTTTAAGAGTTCTGGAGAGAGAAGGCAAACCCCATGAGAAGAAATATGCTCAAATAATCATTCCACTTGTTGAAAAGCACCATCTTCTGTTGGTGACGTTGATTTTTGGAAATGCTGCAGCAGTTGAAACTATGCCTTTGTTTTTGGATAGAGTTTCCAATCCAATCACTGCTGTTGTTGTGTCGGTTACAGCTGTACTTATATTTGGAga gGTTGTACCCCAAGCGCTTTGTACAAGATTTGGTTTAGCCATAGGAGCAACACTTTCACC GCTTGTATATTTCTTGATGGTAATTTTTTTACCAGTGGCATTCCCAATAGCCAAGCTGCTTGATTGTATGCTGGGAGAGGAACAAGGTACATTTTACCGCAGAGCTGAACTGAAG GCATTGGTTGATATTCATGGTCCTCAGCCAGTAAAACAAGAAACATCAAGGATTGAGGATCCTTTAACATTGGATGAAGTAATTATTATACAG GGAGCCTTATCAATGAGAGACAAAACTGTTCAAGATGCAATGGTACCTATAGAGAAAGTCTTTATGATGAGTTGTGACACTGTTCTGAATGAAGCTGCAATGATGAAG ATTGTTTGGGCAGGACATTCCAGAATTCCAATTTATGAAAATTCTGTGCAAAATATTGTGggtattttactggtaaaaacACTTATAAGACTGAACCCATACCAAGGTGTTACCATCCAGCAGCTGATGGGCTCCAAATGTGTTCGTCATGTTCACAGGGTGTCTGAAGCTATGCCTCTTTTTGATTTGCTCAATGTCTTCCAGACAGGACGAT GTCACTTGTCCATAGTGCATGCATCCTCTGGATCACCAGAAAAATATCAAGAAGATTTCAGCAAAAAAACATATTCCTTTACAGAT ACTATAGTAGGTATCATAACATTAGAAAATGTGATTGAAGAATTGATTCAAGAGGAGATTTTAGATGAGAAGGATATAACAGAAGCCCACTTGAGAGCTACCATGGCCAAAGCTCGCTTTGCTCGTTCCTTGTCATTTGCTACTTTTTCTAAGGCAGAAAATTTACCT AACACCATGAAATTGGAGCGATCAATTCTAGAACAAAAGTCATCACTTGTAGGAGTCAAGTCAACAGCAGCAATCTTGACCACTATTTCTCCAAAATATGGTTTAATGCGCACAGCGGAAAGAGTTCCTAACTCTGATGACACTACTGATCCACGTGCAAATTTACTCCAGCCTGAGTCTTTTCACAATTCCAGCTCTAATTCAGAATGA